TGTATGGTGGCTTTCATATCGCCGTTGTCATCTTCATGAAGATTAATAGTAGTCGCACACAGAGATTCGCCTTCAGGACAGATTTCTATTGGACAGCCATTAAAGAGAGTGAGTAAGCCAACAGCCAGTGTTGTGACATCCGAGCTCCAGTCGACTTCTATTGGCTCACATTGGCGACAGTCTGAAATACAAGATAGTAGATTTGAGAGTTTTAGGACGTTAAATGGAAATTAAACATTTACCTTCAAAAGTGTTCTGTCTAGAAAAAGAATATTGCCATGATTTCCCATATCTTGTGCTATGCTCGGTCTTTACAAATACACCACCAAAAGACAATTATGATCTCATTCTCTGTGCCAACGGTTGAAGACACCCGTGCGTGTTTAAGAAATACAAAATCGTTCCATAGACTCTCTTGagcgggtttgcaagtttcctattgaTATATGTTTGGCCATTTTGAGggtttcctgcaagggtttatgggaaaactgTGGTTAATGAGGGATATACACATGCAACTATATGATTGGCTGATCATTTGCCAAGAGTTATTTCCATGGCTTCTCAACATTCACAGGCATAGCTAATGTTTGTattcttttttttgttaatgTAATCTCACTGAGTATGTTATCAAATTCAATGTTCTTAGAAGGGACCACTAAAACAAATTTGGATAATGGGGAATCACCACTCcagaatattcatttgttttcatgaaCTTTTGGTTGTGTGAAGATTagtcatatacatatactatattattCGCTCGGTTgctaagaaacaccaaattCACACTCATTTTTGACCAGTATGATTCTTGAAGTGACGCAACATTGCCTGCTttgtcttagcagacatgattaTTCCTTAGATGCACAATTGTCATGACTATGTTTCTGAAGGAAGTAAGCttttaggagtcatgaatattcatcagtGTGCATTTAATGAATAATTAAGTATTCTAAGACCAATTAGGCTGTGAAAGAATATTAGAGTTGacaaatgttttcaatttgGCGTTTCTTGGCAAAATTATAATCTCTTCTGTGGAACCTACAGTTATAGACAATACCTTCATATGTTGGATTGGCTGTGTCTTGTTCAATAGCCGTTTTAGGTACATGATATCAGAacaaagtctgtctgtctgtctgtctgtctgtcttttcaaAACTAAAGACAAATTGCTAAATCTACGTACAGTTGATGCAGCAGTTATCTTTTTCATAGAATACTTCTGTAGATTCTGACTTTGATCCCGACTTTGATCCTGATTTCGATcctgactttgactttgacctagCAAAACGTGCCATTGGTTCATCGTCATCTACGATTTCATCAGCTGTATTATCATCCATCTCTACATCTTCTCTACTTTGACGGTGGCCAGAAGAGTCAGAGTGAGAGTGAGATTTAGAGCCAGATTTTCCTTTTGGACACGTACGATACCGTTCACGTCGGCAATCGTCACCACAAGGACCCCAGTCACTCCATGGACCACACTTGTCTGTCAAACACCAAGATTAAAGATGTTGTTGAAAAACGTAGTATTCACTTgaaatatgtatgcatgaatctatgtacacacacacacacacacacacacacacacacacacacacacacacacacatacatattacatacatacatacatacatacatacatacatacatacatacatacatacgcacgcacgcacgcacgcacgcctacctacctacatacatacatacatacacacacacactcacacacacacacacacacacacacacacacacatacatacatgcatgcatgcatccatccatccatccatccatccatccatccatccatacatacatacatacatacatacatacatacacacacgcacgcacgcacgcacgcactcatacatacatacatacatacatacatacatacatacctccaTCGATAGCTTCAAAATATCCTATAAGATGATCGTTACATTTCTCTGTGTCACAGCAGTAGTTACACTCATTTCTGACAATTCCGGCCTTACAGTACTTGTTTTTGTCATCTTTTTCGTCCAAACAAACCTAGCAGACACAGGAACAAATAAAGTGTTAAATCTTATTTTTGTACACAATATTTTGTGATAATCCATCAATCATGATAactataatatgtaatatagcTATTTGGtt
This is a stretch of genomic DNA from Glandiceps talaboti chromosome 9, keGlaTala1.1, whole genome shotgun sequence. It encodes these proteins:
- the LOC144440210 gene encoding uncharacterized protein LOC144440210; the protein is MDSRLLFAFTLLLASSSVFGQVEDCYSCTAASSNYYCRRNGDIESCGSDQYCQTTYTKDGGDVVISKGCQDAEVCLDEKDDKNKYCKAGIVRNECNYCCDTEKCNDHLIGYFEAIDGDKCGPWSDWGPCGDDCRRERYRTCPKGKSGSKSHSHSDSSGHRQSREDVEMDDNTADEIVDDDEPMARFARSKSKSGSKSGSKSGSKSESTEVFYEKDNCCINYCRQCEPIEVDWSSDVTTLAVGLLTLFNGCPIEICPEGESLCATTINLHEDDNGDMKATIQKGCATATTCKSDINARSPECPPMVSDDAEAIYVGLDMLGGTECSYCCDNEPDDSDGGDTYTGCNSGIVPSQELIWSGASSLGSCFLVTIVMAAFLAVFNI